The Juglans microcarpa x Juglans regia isolate MS1-56 chromosome 2S, Jm3101_v1.0, whole genome shotgun sequence genome has a window encoding:
- the LOC121253201 gene encoding protein DEEPER ROOTING 1-like, whose translation MKIFTWMQNKFNGRHESRKPTSFISASQNIKQDPGKEGFSERHIGSLLAIGTLGENAWKEDPESSINLVGNSSSSQDHDLQDLTLEELGKLQNELNSILHKQGAELTLSADLERNNVEWKNLLDKDSSLDSDDQSTSNDCNQQRSISIVRNIGKDVCLDSNSKGTINSKKSFSFLLEKMFVCSSGITQPAPSLRDHALPESRMEKIMRAILHKKIYPQSSSTALSMKKYLDNRRIMKPADDDQDHHELNLKGDNGSKWVNTNSEYIVLEI comes from the exons ATGAAG ATTTTTACTTGGATGCAAAATAAGTTCAATGGAAGACATGAGAGCAGGAAACCAACCAGCTTCATTTCAGCTAGTC aaaacataaaacaaGACCCTGGCAAAGAAGGATTCAGCGAAAGACATATTGGGAGTTTGCTAGCGATTGGGACATTAGGAGAAAACGCTTGGAAAGAAGACCCAGAGAGCAGCATTAATCTTGTGGGAAATTCATCCTCCTCCCAAGATCATGATCTGCAAGATCTTACACTTGAAGAATTGGGAAAGCTTCAGAACGAGTTGAACTCAATATTGCATAAACAAGGCGCCGAGTTAACTCTCTCTGCAGATTTGGAAAGAAATAATGTTGAATGGAAAAATTTGCTTGATAAAGACTCAAGCTTGGATTCTGATGACCAGTCAACGAGCAACGATTGTAATCAGCAGCGTAGCATCAGCATAGTTCGAAATATAGGAAAGGAtgtttgtttggatagtaaTTCAAAGGGTACCATTAATAGCAAAaagtcattttctttccttctcgAAAAGATGTTTGTCTGCAGCAGTGGAATCACACAGCCTGCTCCCAGTTTAAGAGATCATGCACTCCCGGAGTCAAGAATGGAGAAG ATTATGAGAGCAATACTTCACAAGAAGATATATCCCCAAAGTTCAAGCACAGCATTGTCTATGAAGAAATACTTGGACAATAGACGTATAATGAAGCCTGCTGACGATGATCAGGATCATCATGAATTGAATCTTAAGGGTGACAATGGAAGTAAATGGGTCAACACAAATTCTGAAT aTATTGTTCTAGAGATATAA
- the LOC121252824 gene encoding pollen receptor-like kinase 3 produces the protein MVAVRFLFFFIFCFLPLSLSLSETEALLKLKQSFIHGDALRSWVPNFSPCSGKWAGVICFDGTITGLHLTGLGLGGNIDVDALVELHGLRTISFVNNSFSGPIPDFHRLGALKSLLLTGNQFSGNIPKDYFSHITSLKKVWLSYNRLNGTIPESVTELSHLIELHLENNEFTGRIPPINISSLKQLDMSNNMLEGEIPKSLSIFATDTFAGNGGLCGKPLDKVCTEKENGTSTSENKHGNNTILVLMFLGTILFLFMFFAFGTYAKDRKYEDFEVLGSGSVVTSNAQMVEMRMASSNRSGAMDYSSRKGDTKKGSSRGNNGMTDLIMLNVDNGTFGLPDLMKASAEVLGNGGLGSAYKAVMANGLSVVVKRMREVNTLQREGFDAEMKRFGRLRHQNILTPLAYHFRREEKLLVSEFIPKGSLLYVLHGDRGTSHADLNWPTRLKIIQGIARGMGFLHTVFPSYDLPHGNLKSSNVFLRDDYEPLLNDYCFNSLATPPIAAQALFAYKSPDYIQFQRVSPKSDVYCLGIIILEVLTGKFPSHYLSNGKGGTDVVQLVLTAISEERVHEVLDPEIVSNTSSINHMVQLLNIGVTCIESNPKQRLNMGEAIRRIEEIQT, from the exons ATGGTCGCTGTTcggtttctcttctttttcatcttctgCTTCCTTCCCCTTTCTCTTTCACTCTCGGAAACTGAGGCTCTCCTCAAACTCAAGCAATCATTCATCCATGGAGACGCGCTAAGATCATGGGTTCCGAACTTCTCTCCATGCTCGGGCAAGTGGGCGGGAGTCATTTGCTTTGATGGAACAATCACCGGCCTCCATCTCACCGGCTTAGGTCTCGGAGGAAACATAGACGTTGACGCTTTAGTTGAACTTCACGGGCTTCGAACTATCAGCTTTGTGAACAACTCCTTTTCTGGTCCAATTCCAGACTTTCACAGGCTTGGCGCTTTGAAATCTCTCTTATTAACCGGCAATCAATTCTCTGGTAATATCCCTAAAGATTACTTTTCCCATATTACTTCATTGAAGAAAGTCTGGCTTTCCTATAATCGCTTAAATGGAACGATACCTGAGTCAGTAACAGAACTATCCCACCTCATAGAACTCCACCTTGAGAATAATGAGTTCACAGGCCGTATACCACCTATTAATATATCCTCGTTGAAACAACTTGATATGTCAAACAACATGCTGGAAGGTGAAATCCCTAAGAGCTTGTCGATCTTTGCCACGGATACGTTTGCAGGAAATGGAGGACTTTGTGGGAAGCCATTGGACAAGGTTTGCACAGAGAAAGAAAACGGAACGTCGACATCTGAAAACAAGCACGGCAACAATACCATCCTAGTGCTTATGTTCCTTGGCACTATACTATTTCTCTTCATGTTCTTTGCATTTGGTACTTACGCGAAGGATAGAAAGTACGAAGACTTTGAAGTCCTAGGTAGTGGATCAGTAGTAACGTCGAATGCTCAAATGGTTGAGATGCGCATGGCAAGTTCTAATCGCAGTGGGGCAATGGATTACTCGAGCCGAAAAGGTGATACGAAGAAAGGTTCATCTCGTGGAAATAATGGAATGACTGATCTTATAATGCTGAATGTTGACAATGGTACATTTGGGTTGCCTGATTTGATGAAGGCATCTGCAGAAGTGCTCGGCAATGGTGGTTTGGGTTCCGCGTATAAAGCCGTAATGGCCAACGGGTTGTCAGTGGTCgtgaagagaatgagagaggtGAATACGTTGCAAAGAGAGGGATTTGATGCTGAGATGAAACGATTTGGAAGACTAAGGCATCAGAATATCTTAACTCCTCTAGCTTATCATTTTCGAAGAGAGGAGAAGCTGTTGGTGTCCGAATTCATTCCTAAAGGCAGCTTGCTATATGTCTTACACG GTGATCGTGGAACGAGTCATGCCGACCTCAATTGGCCAACGCGTTTGAAGATTATCCAGGGCATTGCTCGTGGAATGGGCTTCCTCCACACGGTGTTTCCTTCGTATGATTTGCCCCATGGGAATCTCAAGTCTAGCAATGTTTTTCTACGAGATGATTATGAGCCACTTCTAAATGACTACTGCTTTAATTCGCTAGCCACTCCGCCCATCGCCGCCCAAGCATTGTTTGCCTATAAATCCCCTGATTACATACAATTCCAAAGAGTCTCTCCAAAGTCTGATGTCTATTGTCTTGGAATAATCATTCTTGAAGTTCTTACAGGAAAGTTCCCCTCTCATTATCTTAGCAATGGAAAGGGTGGTACTGATGTTGTGCAATTGGTTTTGACGGCGATATCTGAAGAAAGAGTGCATGAAGTGCTAGATCCGGAGATAGTGAGCAATACAAGTTCAATCAACCATATGGTGCAACTCCTCAATATTGGGGTTACTTGCATTGAAAGTAATCCAAAACAACGCCTCAATATGGGGGAAGCCATTAGGAGGATAGAAGAGATACAAACGTAA